In a genomic window of Sphingomonas koreensis:
- the phoU gene encoding phosphate signaling complex protein PhoU: MATTGHEHTVKAFDEDIKHLRALISQMGGLAEEAIRDAMIALQRGDTKLAKEVRRKDKAIDAIEAEVEKLAVRVIALRAPMADDLREVVAALKIAAVIERIGDYAKNIAKRTPLIHASDGERIEAISLLPAMAQMAGDMVHDVLDAFSARDAEAAIRVSERDARLDDFYDSIFRTLVTYMVENPRTISEVAHLLFVAKNIERIGDHATNVAEMVYFAATGQYLADRDTDTAEN, translated from the coding sequence ATGGCGACGACCGGTCACGAACATACCGTCAAGGCGTTCGACGAGGACATCAAGCATCTGCGTGCGCTGATCTCGCAAATGGGCGGGCTGGCCGAGGAAGCGATCCGCGACGCGATGATCGCGCTTCAGCGGGGCGACACCAAGCTCGCCAAGGAAGTGCGCCGCAAGGACAAGGCAATCGACGCGATTGAGGCTGAGGTCGAGAAGCTCGCCGTCCGCGTCATCGCCCTGCGCGCGCCGATGGCCGATGACCTGCGCGAAGTGGTCGCCGCGCTCAAGATCGCCGCCGTGATCGAACGCATCGGCGACTATGCCAAGAACATCGCCAAGCGCACCCCGCTGATCCACGCCAGCGACGGCGAGCGGATCGAAGCGATCTCGCTGCTGCCGGCGATGGCGCAGATGGCGGGCGACATGGTGCACGACGTGCTCGACGCCTTCTCCGCCCGCGATGCCGAAGCGGCGATCCGCGTGTCCGAGCGGGACGCACGGCTGGACGACTTCTACGACAGCATCTTCCGTACGCTGGTGACCTATATGGTCGAGAATCCGCGCACGATCAGCGAGGTCGCACACCTGCTGTTCGTCGCCAAGAACATCGAACGGATCGGCGATCACGCCACCAACGTCGCCGAGATGGTGTATTTCGC